One genomic region from Sphingobacterium sp. UGAL515B_05 encodes:
- a CDS encoding pitrilysin family protein, with amino-acid sequence MLDRTKAPEFREIGNISLKEPIKKQFANGLPVYVFHSPEQELVRIEWIFENTYLDGQIENPLLNSALSALLKEGTHTMSSAEIADKVDFYGAFLVPEYSFDVTSLSLYTLNRHSQVLLPLVKDILTAASIPQQELDTYLRNNKQKFQVSIQKNDYLARRKFYNLIFGKNNRYGRTPKLEDYDAITRAQLIELYQQEIVPSNCTLIVSGNVSDELLQELEQIFGVDWKGAAIDSSLNGPVLAQGSNDLVYEEKENALQSAIRLGCQTIGRTHPDYPALQFVNTLLGGFFGSRLMRNIREEKGYTYSIGSAVATLKHTGFMTIVTEVGVDVTHATLTEIEKEINLLKTTLASDEEVNLVKTYMEGSMLGSLESIFSHADKFKSVLLNGMTLSYYSYYMEQIRNMSPEKVRDLANKYLDFDAMVKVVVGKISQAESVHQAVVN; translated from the coding sequence ATGTTGGATAGAACAAAAGCACCTGAGTTCCGTGAAATTGGAAATATAAGTTTGAAAGAGCCAATCAAGAAGCAGTTTGCAAACGGATTGCCTGTCTATGTTTTCCATTCGCCCGAGCAGGAGCTGGTGCGGATAGAATGGATCTTTGAGAATACCTATCTTGACGGGCAGATTGAAAACCCGTTGTTAAATAGTGCTTTAAGCGCCTTACTTAAAGAGGGGACACATACCATGTCCAGTGCAGAGATTGCAGATAAAGTAGATTTCTACGGTGCATTTCTTGTCCCTGAATACTCTTTTGACGTAACTTCTTTGTCGCTTTATACATTGAACAGGCACAGTCAGGTCCTCTTGCCGCTTGTAAAAGATATTCTGACAGCGGCATCTATTCCGCAACAGGAGTTAGATACCTATTTGCGTAATAACAAGCAAAAGTTTCAAGTTTCTATTCAGAAAAATGATTATTTGGCGCGACGTAAATTCTATAACTTGATCTTCGGTAAGAATAATCGTTACGGGCGTACACCAAAACTGGAAGATTATGATGCGATTACACGTGCGCAGTTGATCGAATTGTACCAGCAGGAAATTGTTCCTAGTAACTGTACCTTAATTGTTTCAGGTAATGTTTCGGATGAGCTGTTGCAAGAACTGGAACAAATTTTTGGTGTAGATTGGAAAGGAGCAGCTATTGACTCTTCTTTGAATGGGCCTGTTTTGGCGCAAGGATCTAATGATCTGGTTTACGAAGAAAAAGAAAATGCATTGCAGTCAGCCATTCGTTTAGGTTGCCAGACGATTGGAAGGACACATCCTGATTATCCTGCACTACAGTTTGTCAATACTTTATTAGGTGGTTTTTTTGGTTCCCGTCTGATGCGCAATATTCGTGAAGAAAAAGGGTATACCTATAGTATCGGTTCGGCGGTCGCAACCTTGAAGCATACTGGTTTTATGACCATTGTAACCGAAGTAGGGGTAGATGTAACGCATGCAACCTTGACAGAAATAGAAAAGGAGATTAATTTGTTGAAAACAACATTGGCCTCCGATGAAGAGGTGAATCTCGTTAAAACCTATATGGAAGGTTCTATGTTGGGTTCATTGGAAAGTATCTTTTCGCATGCAGACAAGTTTAAAAGTGTTTTGTTAAATGGGATGACATTATCGTATTATTCCTATTATATGGAACAGATCCGAAACATGTCGCCAGAGAAGGTGCGTGATCTTGCCAATAAATACCTGGACTTTGATGCAATGGTGAAAGTTGTTGTTGGGAAAATCAGTCAAGCTGAATCAGTTCATCAAGCGGTTGTAAATTAA
- a CDS encoding Rieske (2Fe-2S) protein, translating into MVHWYKIEHADFLKNQGISEHKFGGKIICITWFEDKLYAFSRKCPHAGAPLKNGWCERGKVICPFHRHEFDLISGRGNPDQHDFITVYPVKLEDKEYYVGLKIGFWQRLFT; encoded by the coding sequence ATGGTTCATTGGTACAAAATTGAACATGCCGATTTTCTGAAAAATCAGGGCATCAGCGAACATAAATTCGGTGGAAAAATTATTTGTATAACGTGGTTTGAAGACAAACTCTATGCTTTCTCCCGAAAATGCCCTCATGCTGGAGCACCACTGAAAAATGGCTGGTGTGAGCGTGGAAAAGTAATCTGTCCTTTTCATCGCCACGAATTTGATTTAATTTCAGGTAGAGGTAATCCTGACCAGCATGATTTTATTACTGTTTACCCCGTAAAATTAGAAGATAAAGAATATTATGTCGGTTTGAAAATAGGCTTTTGGCAACGCTTATTCACTTAG
- the ychF gene encoding redox-regulated ATPase YchF, which produces MALQCGIVGLPNVGKSTLFNCLSNAKAQAANFPFCTIEPNVGVITVPDARLNKLAELVNPQRVVPNTIEIVDIAGLVKGASKGEGLGNQFLGNIRTTNAIIHVLRCFDDGNVIHVDGSVDPIRDKEIIDTELQLKDLDTVVKRIQKVEKMAKTGGDKDAKRTFDILSIVKDHLEAGKSARTAAIEAEDFEFIQDLALLTAKPVLYVCNVDEGSVNTGNAYVERVKEAVKDEKAEVLIISAQIESEIAQLESYEERKMFLDDLGLEESGVHKLIRAAYSLLNLATYFTAGVQEVRAWTIENGFTAPQAAGVIHTDFEKGFIRAEVIKYDDFVTLGSENAVKEAGKLSVEGKTYIVQDGDIMHFRFNV; this is translated from the coding sequence ATGGCTTTACAATGCGGTATCGTAGGTTTACCAAACGTCGGTAAATCAACATTATTTAACTGTTTGTCGAACGCGAAAGCGCAAGCGGCTAACTTTCCATTTTGTACAATTGAACCAAATGTTGGGGTAATTACCGTACCGGATGCCCGTCTCAATAAATTAGCTGAATTAGTCAACCCACAACGTGTTGTTCCAAATACAATCGAGATCGTCGACATCGCAGGTCTTGTAAAAGGAGCTTCGAAAGGCGAAGGCTTAGGCAACCAATTCTTAGGAAATATTCGTACAACCAATGCTATTATTCACGTTTTAAGATGTTTTGACGACGGAAACGTGATCCACGTTGATGGTTCGGTAGACCCGATCAGAGATAAAGAAATCATTGACACCGAATTACAGCTTAAGGATTTGGACACTGTTGTAAAACGTATCCAAAAGGTTGAAAAAATGGCTAAAACAGGCGGCGACAAAGACGCAAAAAGAACATTTGACATCCTATCGATCGTTAAAGATCATCTTGAGGCAGGCAAATCTGCACGGACTGCAGCGATAGAAGCTGAAGATTTTGAGTTTATTCAGGATTTAGCATTATTGACCGCTAAACCTGTACTTTATGTATGTAATGTAGATGAAGGCTCCGTCAACACAGGAAACGCGTATGTCGAACGTGTTAAGGAAGCTGTAAAAGACGAAAAAGCTGAAGTATTGATTATCTCTGCGCAGATCGAATCCGAAATTGCACAACTGGAAAGCTACGAAGAACGCAAAATGTTCTTAGATGATCTTGGCCTTGAAGAATCTGGGGTACACAAGCTGATCCGTGCCGCATATTCGCTTTTAAATCTGGCAACTTATTTTACTGCTGGTGTACAAGAAGTCCGCGCTTGGACGATTGAGAACGGATTTACAGCTCCTCAGGCTGCAGGTGTCATCCACACAGATTTCGAAAAAGGATTTATCCGCGCGGAAGTAATTAAGTATGACGATTTCGTCACGCTTGGCTCCGAAAATGCAGTAAAAGAAGCTGGAAAATTATCAGTGGAAGGAAAAACATATATTGTCCAAGATGGCGATATCATGCACTTCCGTTTTAACGTATAA
- a CDS encoding exonuclease domain-containing protein, with protein sequence MELKLKRPLVFFDLETTGVNVATDRIVEVSFLKVMPNGEETVYTKKINPEIPIPAESSFFHGIYDEDVKDAPNFKAIAVELAAFIADGDLAGYNSNKFDVPMLMEEFLRAGVDFSLEGRAFVDVQNIFHQMEQRTLKAAYKFYCNENLENAHTAEADVRATYEVLKAQLTKYEGAAFEDKHGVVSYPVVNDVEALHAFTNLSKPVDFAGRLVYNAEGLETINFGKHKGKPIIEVFEQEPSYYAWMQNGDFPLYTKKVLENIWNRYKKEKSEQKAKAAATHSVEDKKLAKKEFNQQKEEASQNISLDMLKGLQDKFKK encoded by the coding sequence ATGGAATTAAAATTAAAAAGACCATTGGTATTTTTCGATTTGGAAACTACAGGTGTTAATGTGGCGACCGATCGTATTGTGGAAGTATCATTTTTGAAAGTGATGCCCAATGGTGAAGAAACAGTCTATACAAAGAAGATCAATCCAGAAATACCTATTCCCGCAGAATCCTCTTTTTTTCATGGTATTTATGATGAAGATGTGAAGGATGCTCCTAATTTTAAAGCAATTGCAGTGGAGCTTGCGGCTTTTATTGCGGATGGAGATCTGGCGGGATATAATTCCAATAAATTCGATGTCCCTATGCTTATGGAAGAGTTTTTGCGGGCGGGCGTTGATTTTTCATTGGAGGGAAGGGCATTTGTAGATGTTCAGAACATTTTCCATCAAATGGAACAACGAACGTTGAAAGCGGCATACAAGTTTTACTGCAATGAAAATCTTGAAAATGCACATACGGCTGAAGCTGATGTTCGCGCAACATATGAAGTATTGAAAGCGCAGTTGACGAAATATGAAGGGGCAGCATTTGAAGATAAACATGGTGTCGTATCTTATCCAGTAGTGAACGATGTCGAAGCCCTTCATGCGTTTACCAACCTAAGCAAGCCGGTAGATTTTGCCGGTCGTCTCGTATATAATGCAGAAGGATTGGAAACAATCAATTTTGGTAAACATAAAGGAAAACCTATTATTGAAGTATTTGAGCAGGAGCCTAGTTACTACGCTTGGATGCAGAATGGTGATTTTCCATTGTATACCAAGAAGGTCTTAGAGAATATCTGGAATCGGTATAAAAAGGAAAAGAGTGAGCAAAAAGCAAAAGCAGCAGCCACCCATTCTGTAGAAGATAAAAAACTTGCGAAAAAGGAATTCAATCAGCAAAAAGAAGAAGCGTCACAGAACATTTCTTTAGATATGTTGAAAGGATTGCAAGATAAATTTAAAAAATAA
- the hemF gene encoding oxygen-dependent coproporphyrinogen oxidase: MITKEAIALAYKEIQDEICQALEKLDGSARFEEELWEREGGGGGRTRIIQNGQILEKGGVNFSSVYGKLPEAIKKSFAVEEDDFFATGVSIVIHPNNPLVPIIHMNIRYFELNDQIRWFGGGIDLTPHYVDEEDARYFHQQLKDVCDRHDTTFYEKFKNWADDYFYIRHRQETRGIGGVFYDKLNTEKTGMSMEDIFAFSCDLGRTFAPTYTALVEKNRHKTFTDQQKNWQLIRRGRYVEFNLVWDSGTKFGLETNGRIESILMSLPAQANWVYDYRPEEGSEEAKTLALLRKGINWI; the protein is encoded by the coding sequence ATGATAACAAAAGAAGCGATTGCTTTAGCTTATAAAGAAATTCAGGACGAAATATGTCAGGCGCTGGAGAAATTAGATGGATCGGCGCGCTTTGAAGAAGAATTGTGGGAACGTGAAGGTGGTGGCGGAGGTCGTACCAGGATCATTCAGAATGGTCAAATTTTGGAAAAGGGAGGTGTTAACTTTTCGTCTGTCTATGGCAAATTACCCGAAGCAATCAAGAAATCATTTGCTGTAGAAGAAGATGATTTTTTTGCGACCGGAGTATCCATCGTCATTCATCCCAATAATCCCTTAGTCCCTATTATACACATGAATATCCGCTATTTTGAACTAAACGATCAGATTCGTTGGTTTGGTGGTGGAATCGATTTAACGCCGCATTATGTCGATGAAGAGGATGCCCGTTATTTTCATCAGCAGCTGAAAGATGTATGTGATCGTCATGATACTACTTTCTATGAAAAATTTAAAAATTGGGCGGATGATTATTTTTATATCCGACACCGCCAGGAAACACGGGGAATAGGAGGTGTATTTTACGATAAGTTGAATACGGAAAAAACAGGGATGAGCATGGAGGATATTTTTGCTTTTTCGTGTGATCTTGGCCGTACGTTTGCACCAACCTACACCGCTTTGGTCGAGAAAAATCGACATAAAACCTTTACTGATCAACAAAAAAATTGGCAGTTAATCCGTCGCGGACGCTACGTCGAATTTAACTTGGTATGGGACTCGGGGACTAAATTTGGACTTGAAACGAATGGTCGAATTGAGTCGATACTGATGAGTCTACCTGCCCAGGCCAATTGGGTGTACGATTATCGTCCTGAAGAAGGCTCAGAAGAAGCCAAAACCTTAGCTTTACTACGAAAAGGTATAAACTGGATTTAA
- a CDS encoding NAD(P)H-dependent glycerol-3-phosphate dehydrogenase, whose translation MQGKKIGIIGSGSWATAMIKMLCENDQDKHIFWWVRKEEDAEYIQKFKHNPTYLSSVSVDLSITTIDTDAKNVITNSDIVILNTPAAYLKDALANVTKEDFRNKIVVSAIKGIIPKDNLIIGEFLEQRYEVDIEQICVVGGPCHAEEVALGKLSYLTFGCKNLDSAALVASFLSSRVIKTILSEDVLGIEFGAVLKNIYALAGGICHGLGYGDNFQAVLVSNAIREMRRFVGKVDGDTSRDVNTSAYLGDLLVTAYSQFSRNRTFGNMIGKGYSVQSAQLEMNMVAEGYYASACIQEYAKKYAVELPICDAVHQILYEHLPASKIIQALSEKLT comes from the coding sequence ATGCAGGGGAAAAAGATTGGTATAATTGGTAGCGGAAGTTGGGCTACGGCTATGATCAAGATGCTATGCGAAAATGACCAAGATAAGCATATTTTTTGGTGGGTAAGAAAGGAAGAAGATGCGGAATATATTCAAAAATTCAAACACAACCCGACTTATCTGAGTAGTGTTTCAGTTGATCTTAGTATAACAACGATTGATACCGATGCAAAAAATGTAATTACGAATTCGGACATTGTCATTTTAAATACGCCTGCAGCTTATTTGAAGGATGCACTGGCAAATGTGACGAAGGAAGATTTTAGAAATAAAATTGTTGTTTCAGCCATTAAGGGGATTATTCCCAAAGATAATTTGATTATCGGTGAGTTTTTGGAGCAACGTTATGAGGTAGATATTGAACAGATTTGTGTGGTTGGTGGTCCATGCCATGCGGAGGAAGTTGCCTTAGGCAAATTGTCTTATTTAACGTTCGGCTGTAAAAACCTGGATAGTGCTGCATTGGTTGCTTCCTTTTTATCTTCGAGGGTCATTAAGACGATTCTGTCGGAAGATGTTCTAGGGATAGAATTTGGTGCAGTATTGAAAAATATATATGCTTTGGCGGGTGGTATCTGCCATGGCTTAGGTTACGGAGATAATTTTCAAGCTGTGCTGGTATCCAATGCAATTCGCGAAATGCGTCGTTTCGTCGGTAAAGTGGACGGTGATACTTCCCGGGATGTGAATACTTCGGCTTACTTAGGGGATCTTTTGGTAACAGCCTATTCCCAATTCAGCCGAAATAGAACCTTTGGAAATATGATTGGAAAGGGCTACAGTGTACAATCTGCTCAATTGGAAATGAATATGGTGGCTGAAGGGTATTACGCTTCGGCATGTATTCAGGAATATGCAAAAAAATATGCAGTGGAATTACCTATATGCGATGCCGTGCACCAAATTTTGTATGAACACCTACCTGCATCTAAAATTATTCAAGCATTAAGCGAAAAATTAACATAA
- the trxB gene encoding thioredoxin-disulfide reductase — protein sequence MEFKQEVEHVQCLIIGSGPAGYTAAIYAARADMKPVVYTGIVPGGQLTQTTEVDNFPGYPKGITGPVMMEDLREQAERFGTSVRFGYVTKVDFTGEVHRVEIDGTVQVTADTVIIATGATAKWLGLESEQKYNGFGVSACAVCDGFFFKNQEVAIVGAGDTAAEEATYLAKLCSKVHMLVRRDEFRASKAMVHRVMNTPNIEVHYNSEAKEVLGDGQVVTGIRVINNKDQSEKDLEVTGFFVAIGHKPNTELFTGILDMDETGYLITKPDSTATNIPGVFACGDVQDNIFRQAITAAGTGCMAALEAERYLAAKESGE from the coding sequence ATGGAATTCAAACAAGAAGTGGAGCATGTACAGTGTTTGATTATTGGTTCAGGGCCAGCAGGTTATACTGCAGCAATTTATGCTGCACGTGCGGATATGAAACCAGTCGTTTATACCGGTATTGTACCAGGAGGACAGTTGACTCAAACAACTGAAGTGGACAATTTCCCTGGTTATCCAAAAGGTATTACTGGACCGGTGATGATGGAAGATTTGCGTGAGCAAGCTGAACGCTTCGGAACTTCAGTGCGTTTTGGATATGTGACTAAAGTAGATTTTACTGGTGAGGTACACCGTGTTGAGATCGATGGAACAGTACAAGTTACCGCAGATACAGTGATTATTGCAACAGGAGCTACAGCAAAATGGTTAGGCTTAGAATCTGAACAAAAATACAACGGCTTTGGTGTTTCGGCATGTGCTGTATGTGACGGGTTTTTCTTTAAAAACCAAGAAGTTGCTATTGTTGGTGCTGGGGATACAGCGGCAGAGGAAGCAACATACCTTGCAAAACTATGCTCAAAAGTACATATGTTGGTTCGTCGGGACGAGTTTCGTGCCTCAAAAGCAATGGTACATCGTGTGATGAATACGCCAAATATTGAAGTTCACTACAATTCTGAGGCAAAAGAGGTTTTAGGAGATGGTCAAGTGGTGACCGGAATACGTGTTATTAACAATAAAGACCAGTCCGAAAAAGATCTAGAAGTAACAGGTTTCTTCGTTGCTATTGGGCATAAGCCTAATACCGAGCTTTTCACAGGTATTCTGGATATGGATGAAACAGGTTATTTAATCACAAAACCAGATAGTACTGCGACAAATATACCGGGTGTTTTTGCTTGTGGTGATGTTCAGGATAATATTTTCCGTCAGGCAATCACTGCTGCAGGTACAGGTTGTATGGCAGCCTTGGAAGCTGAAAGATACTTGGCAGCTAAAGAAAGCGGCGAATAA
- a CDS encoding DUF2892 domain-containing protein codes for MSNLLNFAFDKIKTKIEDDCIEENIGTSERVLSVIAGGFILGLGVKKLFKSPLTGLSGLTLGGALIYRGVTGHCDVKKVLEDKDIKKVEVIEHRYFVK; via the coding sequence ATGAGTAACCTACTAAACTTTGCATTTGATAAGATAAAAACGAAGATCGAAGACGATTGTATCGAAGAAAATATTGGCACCTCTGAGCGTGTTTTGTCGGTGATTGCCGGTGGATTCATATTGGGCTTGGGTGTTAAAAAACTGTTTAAATCGCCACTTACCGGATTGTCTGGCCTAACGCTCGGTGGCGCTTTGATTTATCGTGGCGTAACGGGGCATTGTGATGTTAAGAAAGTATTGGAAGATAAGGATATCAAAAAAGTAGAGGTGATTGAGCATCGCTATTTTGTTAAATAA
- a CDS encoding ATP cone domain-containing protein, whose translation MQIKKYSGELVPFNGDSLRHSLSRSGANADQVNQVYDKVLNEIYDGISTRELYQLAFDTLKTVRNSFAARYSLKKALRELGPEGFYFEKYIAHLLRSIGYESTTGQTVQGHAVSHELDVVAYKDGKLITAECKFRNDIDAKISVTTPMYYLSRFKDISGINYQFFGKQLQFQEGWLITNAYFTSDSIDFAKYYKINLLSWDYPKDNSIKKRVDKAVFYPVTCLTTLSDLEEQQLLKNQLILVKDIVSSPEKLDLLNLSKERKEKVLNEARELINYKVEEEY comes from the coding sequence ATGCAAATCAAAAAATATTCCGGTGAATTAGTTCCATTTAATGGTGACTCGCTGCGCCATTCGCTTTCTCGTTCGGGTGCCAATGCCGACCAGGTCAACCAGGTCTACGATAAGGTACTCAACGAAATATATGATGGCATTTCAACAAGAGAGCTCTATCAGCTGGCCTTTGACACGTTGAAAACAGTACGAAATTCCTTCGCCGCACGCTATAGCCTAAAAAAAGCCTTACGTGAACTAGGACCGGAAGGCTTCTACTTCGAAAAATACATTGCTCACCTATTACGATCCATCGGCTATGAAAGCACCACGGGACAGACCGTACAGGGGCATGCTGTTTCGCATGAATTGGACGTTGTAGCTTATAAGGACGGAAAACTGATTACCGCGGAATGCAAATTTCGAAACGATATTGACGCTAAAATATCGGTCACAACACCGATGTATTACCTTTCCAGATTCAAAGATATCAGTGGTATCAATTATCAGTTCTTTGGGAAGCAGCTGCAGTTCCAAGAAGGTTGGCTGATTACCAATGCTTACTTCACCTCCGATTCGATTGATTTTGCCAAATATTATAAGATCAATCTGCTCTCTTGGGATTACCCAAAAGATAATAGCATCAAAAAAAGAGTAGACAAAGCAGTTTTCTATCCAGTCACCTGCCTAACAACGCTTTCAGACCTGGAGGAACAGCAACTACTCAAAAACCAGCTTATTTTAGTGAAAGATATTGTCAGCAGTCCCGAAAAATTAGATCTCCTAAACCTATCAAAAGAACGGAAAGAAAAGGTTTTAAATGAGGCTCGCGAACTTATAAACTACAAGGTGGAAGAAGAGTATTAA
- a CDS encoding adenine phosphoribosyltransferase: MIQDKLKLEIRDIVDFPKPGIVFKDITPLLKDAALCSEMVDAIIDQLQGIEIDAIAGIESRGFLFGFLLANRLGLPFIPIRKQGKLPFKTVSESYALEYGQATIEIHEDAFEKGSRILVHDDLLATGGTVVAASKLIERLGGEIVAYSFIISLDFLKAKGRLSRFSDNIFSLVSY, encoded by the coding sequence ATGATTCAAGATAAATTGAAACTGGAAATCCGGGATATTGTGGATTTTCCTAAACCTGGTATTGTCTTTAAAGATATTACCCCTTTGTTGAAAGATGCGGCATTGTGTAGCGAAATGGTTGATGCGATTATTGATCAGTTGCAAGGAATAGAGATAGATGCTATTGCTGGAATTGAGAGCCGGGGTTTTCTATTTGGATTTTTACTTGCCAATAGGCTGGGCTTGCCTTTTATTCCAATTCGAAAACAGGGTAAATTACCTTTTAAGACTGTATCTGAATCTTATGCACTGGAATACGGCCAGGCAACGATTGAAATCCATGAAGATGCTTTTGAAAAAGGAAGCCGCATATTGGTTCACGACGATCTTTTAGCGACAGGGGGTACCGTCGTTGCTGCCAGTAAACTTATTGAAAGACTTGGTGGCGAGATCGTCGCTTATAGTTTTATCATCTCTTTGGACTTCCTAAAGGCGAAAGGAAGATTATCCAGGTTCAGTGATAATATCTTTTCATTGGTAAGTTATTAA
- the ispE gene encoding 4-(cytidine 5'-diphospho)-2-C-methyl-D-erythritol kinase, with translation MILFANAKLNIGLQVIAKRTDGYHELNSVFYPLPIYDIIELLDTTATETTLNIQGEHIPGNLRDNLCIRAFELLEKDYGIPPVSIDLIKQIPIGAGLGGGSADASFVLKGLNTFFQLNLTEGQLKGYAAKLGADCPFFIANNPVFATGIGTDFKDLNLNLDAYHIAVIMTNIHISTAEAYAGVQPKAPEVNLEEAIRLPIQEWKFHIRNDFEDGIFESYPLLKEIKETLYQKGAIYASMSGSGAAIYGIFWDKTDLSELAKYGKIYHPTKL, from the coding sequence ATGATACTTTTTGCAAACGCTAAACTAAATATCGGACTGCAAGTAATTGCCAAGCGTACGGATGGTTATCATGAGCTGAACAGTGTTTTTTATCCACTTCCAATTTACGATATTATCGAATTATTGGATACGACTGCTACGGAGACAACACTAAATATTCAGGGAGAACATATCCCGGGAAATCTCCGTGATAACCTTTGTATAAGAGCTTTTGAATTGTTGGAAAAAGATTACGGCATTCCGCCCGTTTCAATTGATTTGATCAAACAAATTCCCATTGGAGCAGGCTTAGGTGGCGGTTCTGCGGATGCGTCTTTTGTATTGAAAGGACTCAATACATTCTTTCAATTAAATCTTACAGAAGGGCAGTTGAAAGGGTATGCCGCAAAGCTAGGGGCCGATTGCCCTTTTTTTATCGCAAATAATCCGGTATTTGCAACAGGAATTGGAACCGACTTTAAAGATTTAAATCTAAATTTGGACGCCTATCATATTGCAGTTATCATGACTAACATTCATATTTCTACGGCTGAAGCTTATGCTGGCGTGCAGCCTAAGGCTCCCGAAGTTAATTTGGAAGAAGCAATTCGTTTACCTATACAAGAATGGAAGTTTCATATTCGAAATGATTTTGAGGATGGTATTTTCGAGAGTTACCCATTGTTGAAAGAAATCAAAGAAACTTTATATCAAAAAGGAGCGATATATGCTTCTATGTCGGGTTCCGGCGCGGCTATATATGGTATATTTTGGGACAAAACAGATTTAAGCGAGCTTGCAAAATATGGCAAGATCTATCATCCAACCAAGCTGTAA
- a CDS encoding pitrilysin family protein: MVSYQKFTLENGLRVLVHEDHNTAMACVNILYDVGARDESPEQTGFAHLFEHLMFGGSINIPNFDTELQKVGGENNAFTSNDITNYYITLPSSNLETALWLESDRMLSLAFSAQSLEVQRNVVSEEFKQRYLNQPYGDAWLKLRPLAYQVHPYRWATIGKELSHIEEATMEDVKAFFKLHYNPQSAIMVVSGDVHFEEVKALSQKWFGDIEAGEKYNRQLPKEPVQTEIRRETTWADVPLDALYMAFHGPARLEEGYFAMDLLSDILSRGSSSRLYRRLVKEGQLFSEINAYVMGSIDNNLFVIEGKPSEGISLEEAERAVWAELEVIKSELVPAAELEKVKNKIESTNVFAELSILDKAMNLAFHELLGDADGINTEVSKYLSVSAEEVQQQAQAIFRPENASILMYKSKEEEAVHVG, translated from the coding sequence ATGGTTTCTTATCAAAAATTTACGTTAGAAAACGGCCTGCGTGTATTGGTACACGAGGATCATAATACGGCCATGGCTTGTGTCAATATCTTGTATGATGTCGGCGCGAGGGATGAGTCTCCGGAACAGACCGGATTTGCACACTTATTTGAACACCTGATGTTTGGTGGAAGTATCAATATTCCGAACTTCGATACCGAATTGCAAAAAGTAGGTGGTGAAAATAATGCTTTTACAAGCAACGACATCACAAATTACTACATTACCTTGCCTTCCTCAAATCTCGAAACAGCATTGTGGCTTGAGTCGGACCGGATGTTAAGTCTGGCTTTTTCAGCACAGAGCCTTGAGGTGCAACGAAATGTCGTGAGCGAAGAGTTCAAACAGCGTTATTTGAACCAACCTTATGGCGATGCCTGGCTCAAATTGCGACCATTAGCGTATCAGGTACATCCTTATCGCTGGGCGACCATCGGAAAAGAGTTAAGCCACATTGAAGAGGCTACCATGGAAGATGTAAAAGCTTTCTTCAAATTACATTATAATCCACAGAGTGCAATTATGGTTGTTTCGGGAGATGTACACTTTGAAGAAGTAAAGGCTTTGAGCCAAAAGTGGTTTGGCGATATTGAAGCTGGCGAGAAATATAATCGTCAATTGCCTAAAGAGCCGGTGCAAACGGAGATAAGGCGTGAGACGACTTGGGCAGACGTGCCTCTAGATGCACTATACATGGCATTTCATGGCCCCGCAAGATTGGAAGAAGGGTATTTCGCAATGGACCTTTTGTCCGATATTTTATCAAGAGGATCTTCCTCACGTTTGTATCGTCGATTGGTAAAAGAGGGGCAGTTATTTAGTGAAATAAACGCCTATGTCATGGGAAGTATCGACAATAACCTCTTTGTCATTGAAGGAAAACCATCGGAAGGCATCTCGCTAGAAGAAGCTGAACGTGCGGTTTGGGCCGAATTGGAGGTCATAAAATCCGAGTTGGTACCTGCAGCTGAATTGGAAAAAGTAAAGAATAAGATCGAATCGACAAATGTTTTTGCGGAACTATCTATTTTGGATAAAGCCATGAACTTGGCTTTCCATGAGTTGCTGGGTGATGCAGATGGCATTAACACGGAGGTCTCAAAATATTTATCGGTGAGTGCCGAGGAAGTTCAACAGCAAGCTCAGGCTATTTTTAGACCCGAGAATGCTTCTATATTAATGTATAAATCAAAAGAAGAGGAGGCTGTACATGTTGGATAG